TGGCTTACCCCGTTAGCTTGTCAGTTGTCATTGTTTGTTGATAAACAAGTAAAGTTACCATATTAAGTCCAAATGAATCACCATGTATATAAACATATTGGAAAATAAGCCGCAAGATGTCATCTCAAATACGTCAGAATATTCAATTGATAGTTGCTTTCTTTCTGGTCCTTTTTGGAGGAACGGCAGGTTATCTTTATTTGGAAAAAGGATGGTCAGTGCTGGATGCCCTTTACATGACCGTGATAACAATCACCACTATCGGATACGGGGAAATACATGACCTTTCACCTGCAGGACGAATATTTACCATCATTTTGATCTTTGTCGGGCTTGGTCTTGCCGCTGTTTTCGTGGCTCAGGTCACTAAAGTCATTATTCAATCAGGAATCAGAAACCTTTACGAGAAAAAGAAAATGTACGACAAAATCAACAAATTAAAACAACACACAATTGTCTGCGGATACGGTAAAATAGGTCGTGCAATATCCTTGAAACTTTATGAACTTGGACTTGATTTTGTTGTTCTGGATCAAAATCAGGAACGGCTCGCCGAAGCGGAACAACGAGGCTACAAAGTTTTACATGGTGACGGAGCTGTTGACGGGGTGCTGCTTTCCGCTGGAATTCGTCGTGCTGATTTCATTGTTCTTTGTATTAATGATGATGCCTGCAACATTAATATTTCACTGGCAGCCCGGGAGCTGAATTCTGATATTTTTATTGTTGTCCGCGGAACAGATCCATCCATTGAATATAGAATGCTGCGTGCTGGTGCCAACACAGTGGTCTACCCTCTTGATCTCGGAGGGGAACAAATCGGTCATATTCTTGCCCGACACGCCGGAGTTGCAGAGAATGAAGAAGCCGGTCCAACTGCTCATGAGGTGATGGGATACAGTCTGCGTATTTTTCCTTATTATGACAACACACCGACCACAGTTGGTGAAGTTAAAGTCAGGACTGGGGCAGTTAACGCGCTGGTGCTGCACCGGGAAGACGGGACAGATATTGAAAATCCTGCGGATGATATGGAGCTGAGTTATGGTGATTCCGTGCTTGAACTGGTGAAAAATGACGGGGCGGGCTGCGAACTGAAGAACGACATCAAGTGGTCTAAAGATTTGATTCTCGGAATTCCATTCATTGATGCTGAGCATCGGGTTCTGGTACGCTATGCCGAAGATTTCCAGACAGCCCTGCGTGAAGGACAGGACCACGAAGCCGTGGCCAGACTTTTTGACCGTCTGCTGGAATACACTTCAAGCCATTTCGCCCGCGAAGAGGCTTTTATGCAAAAACGCGGTTTTCCCGAAATAGAAAAACATATGAAAGAACACCGCCGCATTACCCGTGAAGTAATGGAGCTGAACCGTGACAAGAAATACATTTTCCCGGACAGCATTGATTCATTTTTGCAGGACTGGATAATCAACCACATCAATACCACTGACCGCAAGTATGTGAAGTTTTTTAAGGATGAGGATAAATGAATAATATTTTCACTGTAATCCGGCAGGAACTTCAAGCCCATGCCGATCCGGAATGTGCGGCTGGTATGAAGAGATATATGAAATCTGAAATGGATTACTACGGATTTCGCACTCCCCTGCGCCGGAAGATTTTTAACAAAACTTTCAAAGAGTCAGGCCCATGGGACTTTGAGAAATGGCAGGAAATTATATTTGAACTTTGGCGTGAGGCAGAATTTCGAGAAGAACGCTATTGCGCAATTGACCTCGTTTGCTGGAAGCCATGCGAAAATTTTCAAACATGGGAAGCAGTCCCGATGCTGGAAGAAATGATCACTGGCGGAGCATGGTGGGACTATTGTGACCACCTGGCAAAACCACTGGGGAATATTCTACGCGCTGAGCCGGTACGTATGCGAGAATTGATGCTGGAATGGTCCACAGACGGGCAGATGTGGAAACGGCGTTCATCTATTCTCTGTCAGTTACTTTTCAAAGATGATCTGGATTTTGAACTTCTGCAAAAATGTATCGAACCGAATATTGATTCCAAAGAATTTTTTTTGCGCAAAGCTATCGGTTGGGCTTTACGTGATTACGCTTGGACAAATCCGCTGCAGGTTAAAGATTACGTCGAAGCCAATGCGGAACGACTTTCGGGGCTAAGCAAACGTGAAGCATTGAAGAACCTTGGGAAATTATTGTAGCCCCTCTTACTGCTATTTATTTTATGGTAGACCAACTTCTGTAAGCTATAAGAAAAGGGTTGAAGTTTTATTACTTCAACCCTTTTTAATTTGTAATGAACTTACAAAAAATATTTACTTTCGCCAGAACTCAGGAACGCAAAGAACGATAACGGTGTATATTTCAAGACGTCCCAGCAGCATGCTGAAGATAAGTGCCCATTTCCCAAGCTCTGGTATGTGGGCATAGTTATCAGTGGGACCAACGCTCCCGATACCGGGACCGATATTACCAATACATGCTAAAGAAGCTGCAAATGATGAGACAACATCTACACCAGTTGCGGCGACAACCAATCCGCATAACACAAACAGCAGGAGCCAAAGTACGCAAAATCCGAGAATATCGTTCATGGTTTCCGGCTTGACTACTGTCTTGCCGAGTTTAACTCGGTTAACTGAGCGGGGATGGATTATACGGAAGACTTCCTGATATGCCTGCTTCATGAGCAGCATGATACGCAGATGTTTCATTCCACCACTAGTAGATCCAGCACAACCACCTAGAAACATGCAGAAAAGCAATAATCCCTGAGCTACTGCCGGCCATATTTCATAGTCTGCAGTGGCAAATCCGGTGGTGCTGATGATCGATGCTACCTGAAAAGAGGTATAGCGGAATGAATCTGCAATGGAATCATAGTTAGTGGCAGAATATACGGCGATAGTAATGACTGCCATGATTACAAGGGTTATCACGCCGAAGAATTTGAATTCCGGGTCTCTCCAGAGCAGTAGTGGACGGCCTTTTATCATCTGGTAATGCAGACTAAAATTAACCGCTGCCACGAGCATGAAAAATGTAATTACATAATCAATATAGGCACTGTCAAAATATGCAACTGAGGAGTTTTTGGTGGAAAAACCTCCTGTAGCAAGTGTGCCGAAGGTATGGCAGAGGGAATCGAAAAAATCCATACCGCCAAACATGAGTAATACTGCCTCGATTGCGGAGAAAAGAAGGTATACTTTCCAAAGAACCAAAGCAGTATCTTTGATGCGCGGCTTGAGTTTATCCGGAACCGGTCCCGGAACCTCCGCCTTGTAGAGCTGCATCCCCCCTACTCCAAGGAAAGGCAGGATAGCCAGTGAAAGCACAATGATTCCCATGCCGCCGAGCCAGTGCGTTAAGCTACGCCAGAAAAGAATTCCTTTGGCATTCTTTTCTATATCAATCATCACTGAGGCACCGGTGGTGGTGAATCCCGAAAGGGATTCAAAAAAACAATCCACATAGCTGGTGAAAACATCACCAAAATAAAAAGGCAGGCTTCCGAAAAAACCGGCAAATATCCAACCCAAGGCTACGATAGCCATACCTTCTCGATGGCTGAGTCCTCTTTTTTCTTCTCGATCCTTGAAAAAAATAAACATGGCCATACCGCCAGTGCAGGTCAGCGCAAGAGATTTTAACAAGGGTACAATACCGGAATCTTGATAATAAAGGGAAAATCCCAGCGGAAACAGCATGGTCAGCCCGACGCAGAGAGTCAAGGCTCCAATTATATGCAGAACAATTTTCCAGCGCATTAATAAAGCTCCAGCTTAGTAGTGAGAGCCTTTTCAATTTTAGGAATATTTTTGTGGGTAGAGATAATCAGCAGACGGTCATTAGGCTCAATCACTGTCAGACCAGTGGGGATAATAACATCATCGCCACGCTGAAAACATAAGATAAGGGTTCCTGTTGGAAGATTTAATTCCATGATCGGCTTCCCGACGATCCCGGATTCTTCCTGCGCAATAGCTTCAAGAGCTTCCGCTTCCTCTCCCTTGATGGATACAGCGGAAATAACTTTTCCCTGACGAACAAAATGTAAAATAGAATTGATTGCGGAAAGACGCGGACAGACCAGATGGTCGATGCCGATCGGCTCAATCAGTGGAATATAAGCAAATTTATTGATGCGTGTAATGGTCTTGCGTGCACCGAGATTTTTGGCCAGCAGACAGGAAAGGATATTCATTTCCTCATCTCCTGTCACAGATATGACCATATCAAGATCACCAACATTCTCTTCGTTGAGCAAATCCTGATCCGTGCCGTCACCGTTAAGAACAATAACCCGGTCCAAGGTTTCTGAAAGAGCGGCACAGCGTTCTGGGTCACTGTCAATCAATCTGGTGTGATATTTTTTGTTGTCCAGAGCCTGCGCAAGTAACGAACCTACATTACCGCCACCGACAATCATAACTTTCTTGATGGGGTCGGAAAGTATCCCGGCCCGTTTCAGGAGTTCATTCTGTTGGTCTCGCAAACAGGTGAAATATACGATATCGCCCTGCTCAATGCTATCCAGACCGCCGGGGATGATCAGCTCGTCATTCCTGACCAATGCCGCGATAACAACATCTATATCTTCACCGAGTGTTTCACGCACCTTCAGCAGCTGCACCCCTACAAGCGGACTTTTGTCAGGAAGCTTAACCCCGATGAGACGCACTTTTCCGCCAACGAAATCGTTGATTTCTACTGCGCCGGGCACACTCATAATTCTCAGAATGGAATCAACAACCTCTTCATCCGGATTGATGATAGTATCAATACGCAAATCACCTTCTTTGAACATATCGGAATACTTTGTGTAATCCTCATTTCTGATTCGGGCTAATTTGATAATATTGGGCTGGAGTCTGTTGGCAAAAAAAGTGGCGATAAGATTAATTTCATCTTTGTCCGTCACTGCCAGTAAAATATCAGCTTCACTTACCCCCGCTTCTTCCAGTATCTCGGGACTGGCGCCGGAGCCTTGAATTGTCTGGACATCCAGAGAATCGGATACCTTGCTAAGAGCTTTGGAATTCATGTCGATAACGACAACATCCTTGTTCTCACCGGAAAGGCGTCTGGCTACATTAAAGCCGACTTCTCCGGCTCCTACTATGATGACTCTCAAAAGTTACTCCTTGCACATTACATCTGGAATAAACAGAAAAGTACTGTTGAAATCAAAAGTTGCTTATAACTTGATAGCTGTAATTCAGCAACAACTACTTTTTTTTGAAGTGCTAAAAACGTAAAAAGCCCGCCGCACTGGGCGACGGGCTGAATTTGTCTTGTAAAGAAGATAAATCTTTTAAGACACTAAGCCATTTTGTTAACGGCTGCACAGAGGCGGGAAATCCTGCGTGCTGCGGTGCGCGCGTGGATAACTTTTTTAGTCGCTGCTTTGTCAAGGACAGAAGTAGCTTTGCGCAGGGAAGTTGCTGCGAGTTCAGCGTCGTTAGCTTCAACAGCTGCACGAACTTCTTTTACTACGTTTTTGATACGGGTACGTACCATGTTGTTACGCAGGTTACGCTTTACGCTCTGACGGTGTCTTTTGAGTGCGGATTTATGGTTCGCCAAGGTATTCTCCTTAAATTAAATTTCTATTTTTTAACCCGGCTAGCCGGGGATTAGGTTCAAACGAAGAGTCGTCTTTAACCAGTAACAGCATGAACTGTCAAGACAAGAGATCATTTTTCTTGCAGAAAAAGTCTAGAAAAGATGATCTCGTAACTCTCACTACCGGGCCCAGCAGAATTAAACCTGCAAAGCTTCGAAATCAGCCAGTCTGCTGAGCCTGTTAACCAGAGCTTTAAGCAGATTCAGACGATTCATTCTTAGTCCCTTGTCTTCGCAAATAACCATTACGTTATCAAAGAAAGCGTCAACAAAGGGACGCAGTTCGCCGAGGATTGCGAACAGCTTACTGAACTCGTCATTTTCCCAGAGTTCCTCAAAACGGGCTGCTGTTTCATCAAGCTTGTTGGCAAGTTCTTTTTCTTGTGCTTCTACAAGTTTATCAACTTCGAAGCCGCCGGTGAGCGACACACCTTGCTCACTGCCCTGCTTCTTGATGATGTTTGCTGCACGTTTGAAAGTGAGAACCGCCTGTTCAAATCCATCAGCTTTAGCGAACTGTGCCAGAGCTTCAACTCGCGCCTTGAGAGCAGTAACATCACGGTATCCGGCGCCGAGAGCTGCATCAACAACTCTTGTTTCGTAGCCCTTGCCTGTGAAGTAGGCACGGAGTCTGTTGGAAATGAACTCACCCAGTTTTTCGAGGAGCTTAGACTTATCGAGTTTCCATTTGATTTCTTTGGAGTAGCCTTCAAAAGCCATGTCCATGATCTCAAGGATGTCCACCCGAAGGTCATATTTTATAATCATGCGCACGATACCAAGAGCAGCGCGCCGCAGCGCGTAGGTATCATTTGCGCCAGTGGGGATTTTATTCAGTCCGAAACAACCGACCAGAGTGTCGGCTTTATCGGACATGGAAACAATAACACCACCGAGAGTGGAAGGTACAGGACTTTCCGGTCCGGCAGGCAGATATTGTTCATACAGGGCTTTGCAGACTACATCGTCTTCTCCACATTTGGAAGCGTAGATTCCGCCCATTATACCCTGAAGTTTATCAAATTCGTTTACCATTTCGGAAACGAGGTCGGCCTTGGCAAGACGTCCGGCACGAGCCATTTCCGTCTGGAGGCTTGCATCAACCTTACCGGCGATAAGAGCTGCAAGGCGTTCCATGCGGCGGGACTTGTCACCCATGGAACCCAAGGGACCGAGGAAAACAACGTTATCCAGCTTGGCAAGCCATGTGTCGAAATCTGTTTTAAGATCGTTCTTCCAGAAGAAGCGTCCGTCTTCGAGTCTTGCACGAAGGACTTTTTCCCATCCTTTGCGAACCAGTTCCACGTCTTTGGGAACGAGGTTCAAAGTACACAGGAAGTGCGGCAGCAGTTCTCCGTCTTCTTTCTGAATACCAAAACATTTCTGATGGCTTTCCATGCTTGTAAGCAGAACTTCTTTAGGAAGTTCTAGGAAAGATTCATCAAAGTTACCTATGATGGGTACAGGGAGTTCAACAAGGTTGCTGACTTCTTCAAGCAGGGAGTCTTTCCATACTACGGACCCGTTCAGGCCGGCAGCAAGTTTATCGCCTTCCTTGCGTACTTGCTCTCCCCTCGCTTCAGGGGAAATAATTACGGAGCTTTTGTCTTTGATCACATCGAAGTAATCACCGGCGCAGGCAACTTCCCAAGGACCTGCACCCATGACGCGATGCCCATAGGTTTTGCGTCCGGAAGGCATACCGGCCATTTCAAATTCAACGACATCGGTCCCGAACAGACAAAGCAGCCAGCGCAGCGGACGGCCGAAAGCAAAATCAAGATTGCCCCATTTCATCTTTTTGGGGAAAGACAGCTTTTTAATTGCAGTCACGCAAATCTCAGGCAGGATAGAGATGGTTTTACCGCCGCCCACGATTTTTTTAGCTGCGAGGTAATCTCCCTTTTCAGTTTCAAGAGTGTAAACATCTTCGAGAGCTATGCCCTGAGACTTAACAAAGCCTTCTAGAGCCTTTGTGGGATTACCGTCTGCATCATAAGCTATACGTGCCGGAGGTCCTGAAACTTCTTCTTCAACCTTTCTCTGCATATCAGCCATATCTTTAACAAAGATAGTCAGTCTGCGCGGAGTGGCGAAAGTTTCAACGCTGGCGTTATCAATCATGCTCTCTTCAAGAAGAGTGCGGAAAATATCTTTAATATCGAGACCCAGCCGGGGAACAAAACGGGCGGGCATCTCCTCAATTCCAATCTCAAGTATAAAATCGGCCATCTTAGTTTCCGTATTTTTTAATCGTTTTTAAGCATGGGGTAATCCATATTCTCACGCTCTTCCGCATAAAGTCGAGCGGCCGCAGAAGCCAGATTACGCACTCTGCCGATGTAGGTTGCCCTTTCAGTAATGGATATAGCACCTCTGGCATCGAGCATATTGAAGGTATGGGAACACTTCAGGCAGTATTCGTATGCCGGACGGGTCAGACCTGCTTCACAAAGTTTTTTACTTTCAGCTTCATATTTATCAAAAAGATCCAGAAGCATTGATGCATCACTGTGCTCAAAGTTATACTTGGACTGCTCCACTTCATTCTGGTGAAAAATCTGGCCGTAGGTAACTTTGTCATTCCACTTGAGATCATATACGGACTCAACGCCCTGCAGGTACATACAGATGCGCTCAAGGCCGTAAGTCAGTTCAACTGAAACAGGTTTGAGGTCAATACCGCCAACCTGCTGGAAGTAGGTGAACTGAGTTACTTCCATGCCATTGAGCCACACTTCCCAGCCAAGTCCCCATGCACCAAGTGTAGGCGATTCCCAGTCGTCTTCGACAAAACGGATGTCATGTTCGGCAGCATCAATGCCGAGAACTTCGAGACTCTTAAGGTAGAGATCCTGAACATCGTCAGGAGAAGGTTTCAGGATAACCTGAAACTGGAAGTAGTGCTGGAGCCTGTTGGGGTTTTCACCATAGCGTCCATCAGTGGGACGGCGGGAAGGTTCAACATAAGCGGTGTTCCACGGCTCAGGACCGATTACGCGGAAAAAAGTTGAAGGGTTGAAAGTACCCGCGCCGACTTCAATGTCCAGAGGCTGGACAATGCAGCATCCGTAATCAGCCCAGAAGTCCTGAAGTTTAAGTATAACATCTTGAAAATTCATCAAATTCCTCTCATCTAGCAAACAAACATTTGTATTGATTCATTCTTCCCGCTCAGCTCTTCAAGGCGAACAAAGAAAAATGTCCGGTTTACAAACAAAAATACAGGATAAATTTATATATATCCTGAACACGACTCCGTCCTGCCGGACGAATGAAATTTATATCTTCCGGTAAGAGTGTCCTTCCCATATGACCCCCATGTGGTAGGCCAGAAAGCGGTCCATAACGGAAAAGCATTCCTGCCGAATCTCCGCCGGCAGCTTCAAAGTTACCCAATTCGCAGGCCCAGTGTCCTGAATCCAAGCCAGCGTCCTGACTGTTCCGGCACTGATTGTTTCCCCTTCCCGCCCATCAACACAGTCCAGACATCTGATCTGCCCTTTTTCAACATTGAAGACTACGGGACGGGAGCCAAACAAAGGTTTGCCGCATTGTGCGCAAATTGTAAAGTCAGGATTGTACCCTTGCTCAAATGCAATCTTGGCCCTGAAGAAAAGCGGAAAGAAATCATCCGGCTCAGCTTCTTCGATAACATCAAGTGTTTCGCTCAACAAATCAAAAACAGCGCGGTTGCCATCCCGCTCCAATACAGCAGATTCAATAAATTTAAAACAATTTGCAGCAAGCCCCATTTTACGGAGATTAGAACGTATCCCAGGATAACCTTTAATGAGGCTTCCTTCCTGTAACACCTGATAAGTTCCGGTTTTGTTGGTCCCGGTTTTAAAAAGAACTTGTGAAAAAGGTTCCAGACAACCGCCGAAACGTTTTCTGCTTCTGCTTCCACCAAAGGCGAACGCGTTCTGTACCCCTCTAGTGGATGAAAGAAAGCGTACCCATAGATCGTTTTCTTTAAATCGTCCGGTTTTAAGTATAATTACTTTTTCAGTCAGTTCCATCAGTACTTGGAAACAACTCTTACTGCACTGCAGGAAATTCCAGATTCTGAACTTTTCCTTTGGTTGCTTCAAATTTAAAAGGTTTACCGTCAGAGGCGACTTCTACACCACCGCCATTGCCGAGCTTAACCTTCAAACTTTCTTTATAAGGAAGAGAAAGGGAATCTCCTTCCTGAAGGACAAATTCTCTGGCTTCACCGTCAACCACAGCTTCGAGCCAGCAGGCTTCACCAGGCTTGACGGTAATAACAACAATATTCTTGACCGGGGCGGCAGTAACAGTTTCTACCTGAGGTTCTGTTTCAGGTTCAGCTGTTTCTTCAACCTTTACTTCAGCTTCTTCTGCAACTTTGCCCTCTTGATCAACGGCAACTGGTTCGCTTTCAACTTCTTCGGATTTTTCTTCTACAACCGGAGCCGGAGCTTCTTCCACCACTTCTTCAACAGCAGCGACTTCGGTATTTGCAGCCTTATTTCCCGAGAAATAAGAATTATCGTGGAGATAGTAAACTAGTCCCCCGACAACAGCGACCAGAATCAAAACCAGAAAAATTGTGACCCCGTAACCTTTTTTGGGAGTAACACTGTAATCAGGCTGGCTTATTTCTTCTTTTTCTCTGGGGCTCTCAGTAATTCCAGAGGCCATAATTTGAGAAAAATTTTTGCCTATTTCTTCTGAATCAAGTCCAAGTGACTTGGCATAATTTTTAATGAATCCCTTGGCATAAACTTCATGCGGAAATTCATCCCTGTCACCGTTTTCAATAGCTATAATATTGACTCGACTGACTTTTGTGATTTCCATAATCTGTTCAACAGTCAATCCTTGCCTTTCACGCTCTTCTTTTAACAGGGAACCAAGCTCTTTCAAATCCATACGATCCTCACGGTACCATCTGGCAGTAGTTTTTTTGTTCTCAAAGACCGCGTAAACAGCGGCCTACCCGCTACAGTTCTCCCCGAATTATTTATACTCAATTACAGCTTTTTCCTTCAGCTTTTTAATAAAGTCGGAAAAAAGCTTATCCTGTTTTTTTTGATAAAGTTTATCATATAATTTTTCTTTACTGTCTTCGAATGAAACTTTTTCTGTCTTTTCGTATGAATCCAGTTTGAGCAGAGCTTTCGACTCCTGAACTTCAAACGGCTCGCTTATATCGCCTGGCTTGAGTCCATCAAGAGCATCATGCCATGTCTGGGCAAGGTCTTTCCACTTCAGAACGCCTAAATCGCCGCCGTTGCCCATTCCGGGACCGGTGGTGTATTTATCTGCAGCATCTTCGAAGGTTATATTGCCTGCTATTATATCCTTGCGGACCTCTTCTGCAGAAGTCGTAGGCGGAAAAAGAATAAGTTTAAGGTGTACGTTTTGGGCAATGTTACCCTGTTCTGTTTTAGTGCTGTTCCAGGCCGCTTTAATTTCTTCGTCAGTAACAACAACTTTATTTTTTACTTTATATGAAAGAAGACGATGTTTGCGTATATCCTTACGTATCTTATCTTTAAACTCATCTAATGATGTCTTTTGTAATTCTAGCTGACGTTCAAATTCTGCGTCGCTCAGGTTACTTTTCTCTTTAATAGCGTTGACTTCACCTTCAACTTCCTGATCGGTAACGTCAACTTTCATTCTTTTACTTTCCTGATCAATAATAATTTCAGTTACCATACGATCAAGAATCTGTTGGCGTATTTTTTTCAACCGTTCAACTTCAACAGCCGACAAGTTCTCACCGCTAAACTGCTTCAAGATAGGAGCCATCTTGGAGTTAAGCTCGTACATAGTCACAATTTCACCGTTAACTACAGCAACAATCCCATCAACTACTTTTTCTTCAGCATTGGAAATGGATGCAGTGCAAATGGTCATGCTGATCAGAATACCGGCAATAAAGCGTTTCAATTCAATATCTCCTGAAATATAAACAGCCGGAGCAAACCGACTTTATCTTCATATAAGTTTGTTTTCGCCGAAATCAGGCGAACTTCATATATTCCTACGACTAACTAAACTCTTTCACAGAACTATGCAACTATTCAGCTTTTACGTCTTCCGCGTACTTGTCAGTCTGCTCAGTTTTCTCCGCTTCAGGGAGCAGGTCCTTGCTTATCTTAATATTTGAAGTTGCCATTTTTTTTTGCAGCCATGCTTCAAATTTCTCTTGCAGTTTTTTCTCCAGAAGCACTTTTTCCACCATTGGATAAGCCTGCAACGGAGTCAGCAGGGTTGCTTGTTTCTTATCCTTAATAATCAGGCAAAAAACTTCTTTTTGCTGAGTGATTACAGAACTGGCTTCACCAATCTGCAAATTTTCCACAAACGGTTTCCAGCCTGCCGGAACCTGTCCGCTCCTGATCCAGATTTCCTGAACGGAAACTTGACGCAATTTAGCAGAGATCTCTGCCGGAGTAAGACCTTCGCGGAAAAGTTCAACACCTTTCAGAACCAGATCCTTGCTTAATCCTTTAACCATTACAAAACGATATCCTGCGGGCATATAGAAATCTGAAAGATGGGTGCGGTAATACTGCTCCGCTTCCTTGTAATCAATTTTAATTTCCGGGCGCAGAATATCACTGTAAAATTTATTCATGGCGAGCTGATATTTAAGTTGCGAACGCCATGCATTAATATCTATGTATTCCTCAATAAGAATTTGTTCAAAAGAATCATCAGGGTAATCGGAACGGACTTCATTTTCCGCTTCCTTCAATTCTTTATCAGTGACGGAAATACCCCTCTGTCCTAATTCCTGCGAGACAAGTTCTTGTACAATAAGGTCACCAAGGATTTGACCGTATTCGTCACGGACCTGTTCAACGGAAGGAACAAAACCTCCGTTGCCTTCGTGGGTCAGGTCGTATTTGTATTCAAGCTGAGTGAGGTATATCGGGGTCCCGTTAACACGGGCAACAACTCCCGGATCTTCACTTTCAGTCTGGCATCCGCTTAAAAGCAAACCCGCTAGTAGTAGTGAAACAATTTTTTTTTTCATAAAAATCCCGAATGAATAGTTAGATCACAAAGTTAAAGTAGTGGTTCAAGCTTTTTACATACAGAATCAAGACCTTGTGAAACAGGAATATCTTGGTCAAACCGTATTTCAAGGGCAGAAGGCGGCTTAAGTTTGGCTTTCTCACCCTGTTCGCCAATCCAGGATATGAGCTTTGCAGGATCAACCGGATTGTTATTTTCATGCCATGTCAGGATTACCCGTGTCGGGAAAAGATCTGCCCGCACAACACCCAAACGGGCCAGAGTCCGTTTAAGATAGAGAACAGCAAGGAAGTTTTCCACCTCTTCCGGGAAATGTCCGAAACGGTCCTTGATCTCGGCTGCGAGTTCTTCGATTCCGGCCTCGGTATCAGCGGATGAAAGAGCCCTGTAATAGCGTAATCTTTCCCGTGCATCAGGTACATAATCTTCCGGCAGATGGGCTTTAAACACAAAATTCATTTCAGGATCGCTATGTACTTTTGAGTCGTCACCTTTAATTCTGCGTACTTCTTCGTCCAGCATTTCAAGAAATAGATCAAGTCCGACTTTGGCCATCTGCCCTGACTGAACTTCCCCGAGAATATTACCGGCCCCACGCAGGCGCAGGTCCTCCATGGCAACTTTGAATCCGGCACCGAGGTAATCGAGTTGCAGAATGATCTGCATTCTTCGCTTGGCTTTTTCGGAAAGGGAATCCAGAGAGGAAACTACAAAATATGCGTATGCCTGACGGGTGCTTCGACCTACCCTTCCGCGCAACTGGTAAAGCTGTCCAAGACCGAACATCTGGGCCTGATCGACTATCAGAGTATTCGCGTTGGGGAAATCAAGACCGGATTCAATAATTGCGGTAGCCACTAGAATATCCAGTTCCTTGTGCCAGAACTTGTGAATAGTCTCCTCAAGACTTTTTTCCGTCATCTGTCCGTGTGCCATGCCGACTTTCGCATCAGGGGCAAGTTTTTGAACAAACTCGACAACCCGCTCAAGACCCTGAACCCGGTTATGAACCCAGAAAATCTGTCCGCCGCGTTCTAGCTCCCGGGCGACTATG
Above is a genomic segment from Maridesulfovibrio sp. containing:
- a CDS encoding SurA N-terminal domain-containing protein, encoding MKRFIAGILISMTICTASISNAEEKVVDGIVAVVNGEIVTMYELNSKMAPILKQFSGENLSAVEVERLKKIRQQILDRMVTEIIIDQESKRMKVDVTDQEVEGEVNAIKEKSNLSDAEFERQLELQKTSLDEFKDKIRKDIRKHRLLSYKVKNKVVVTDEEIKAAWNSTKTEQGNIAQNVHLKLILFPPTTSAEEVRKDIIAGNITFEDAADKYTTGPGMGNGGDLGVLKWKDLAQTWHDALDGLKPGDISEPFEVQESKALLKLDSYEKTEKVSFEDSKEKLYDKLYQKKQDKLFSDFIKKLKEKAVIEYK
- the glyQ gene encoding glycine--tRNA ligase subunit alpha; the protein is MNFQDVILKLQDFWADYGCCIVQPLDIEVGAGTFNPSTFFRVIGPEPWNTAYVEPSRRPTDGRYGENPNRLQHYFQFQVILKPSPDDVQDLYLKSLEVLGIDAAEHDIRFVEDDWESPTLGAWGLGWEVWLNGMEVTQFTYFQQVGGIDLKPVSVELTYGLERICMYLQGVESVYDLKWNDKVTYGQIFHQNEVEQSKYNFEHSDASMLLDLFDKYEAESKKLCEAGLTRPAYEYCLKCSHTFNMLDARGAISITERATYIGRVRNLASAAARLYAEERENMDYPMLKND
- the glyS gene encoding glycine--tRNA ligase subunit beta, giving the protein MADFILEIGIEEMPARFVPRLGLDIKDIFRTLLEESMIDNASVETFATPRRLTIFVKDMADMQRKVEEEVSGPPARIAYDADGNPTKALEGFVKSQGIALEDVYTLETEKGDYLAAKKIVGGGKTISILPEICVTAIKKLSFPKKMKWGNLDFAFGRPLRWLLCLFGTDVVEFEMAGMPSGRKTYGHRVMGAGPWEVACAGDYFDVIKDKSSVIISPEARGEQVRKEGDKLAAGLNGSVVWKDSLLEEVSNLVELPVPIIGNFDESFLELPKEVLLTSMESHQKCFGIQKEDGELLPHFLCTLNLVPKDVELVRKGWEKVLRARLEDGRFFWKNDLKTDFDTWLAKLDNVVFLGPLGSMGDKSRRMERLAALIAGKVDASLQTEMARAGRLAKADLVSEMVNEFDKLQGIMGGIYASKCGEDDVVCKALYEQYLPAGPESPVPSTLGGVIVSMSDKADTLVGCFGLNKIPTGANDTYALRRAALGIVRMIIKYDLRVDILEIMDMAFEGYSKEIKWKLDKSKLLEKLGEFISNRLRAYFTGKGYETRVVDAALGAGYRDVTALKARVEALAQFAKADGFEQAVLTFKRAANIIKKQGSEQGVSLTGGFEVDKLVEAQEKELANKLDETAARFEELWENDEFSKLFAILGELRPFVDAFFDNVMVICEDKGLRMNRLNLLKALVNRLSRLADFEALQV
- the recO gene encoding DNA repair protein RecO — protein: MELTEKVIILKTGRFKENDLWVRFLSSTRGVQNAFAFGGSRSRKRFGGCLEPFSQVLFKTGTNKTGTYQVLQEGSLIKGYPGIRSNLRKMGLAANCFKFIESAVLERDGNRAVFDLLSETLDVIEEAEPDDFFPLFFRAKIAFEQGYNPDFTICAQCGKPLFGSRPVVFNVEKGQIRCLDCVDGREGETISAGTVRTLAWIQDTGPANWVTLKLPAEIRQECFSVMDRFLAYHMGVIWEGHSYRKI
- a CDS encoding helix-turn-helix domain-containing protein, translating into MDLKELGSLLKEERERQGLTVEQIMEITKVSRVNIIAIENGDRDEFPHEVYAKGFIKNYAKSLGLDSEEIGKNFSQIMASGITESPREKEEISQPDYSVTPKKGYGVTIFLVLILVAVVGGLVYYLHDNSYFSGNKAANTEVAAVEEVVEEAPAPVVEEKSEEVESEPVAVDQEGKVAEEAEVKVEETAEPETEPQVETVTAAPVKNIVVITVKPGEACWLEAVVDGEAREFVLQEGDSLSLPYKESLKVKLGNGGGVEVASDGKPFKFEATKGKVQNLEFPAVQ